One genomic window of Candidatus Dormiibacterota bacterium includes the following:
- a CDS encoding CdaR family protein, which translates to MRLNLRHNLSLKVFSLILAVVCWYVVRGEEERVKDFAVPLEYTNLPSSLDLSGPIISSVAVRLRAPEPVLRTITEDRLSARIDLSRAPLGEQYIQLTPAMIGIPGGARVDQVNPDLVKVRIDRKVRRDVPVVAEFSGSPPAGYEKTRHVIDPAVVTIEGPANEVANVPRALTGTILLDGETADYEVDATPIPDAPSWSRVRVVSPQGPVRVRVTIARAGAPARRGAAAPGKQPRRFGIGRG; encoded by the coding sequence ATGCGGCTCAACCTGCGACACAACCTCTCGCTCAAGGTCTTCTCCCTGATCCTGGCGGTCGTCTGCTGGTACGTGGTGCGCGGCGAGGAGGAGAGGGTGAAAGACTTCGCAGTGCCGCTCGAATACACCAACCTGCCGTCGTCCCTCGATCTGTCGGGACCGATCATCAGCAGCGTCGCGGTGCGTCTGCGCGCCCCGGAACCGGTCCTCCGGACGATCACGGAGGACCGGCTGTCGGCGCGCATCGATCTGTCGCGCGCCCCCCTGGGAGAGCAGTACATCCAGCTCACGCCCGCGATGATCGGCATCCCGGGCGGAGCCCGGGTGGACCAGGTCAACCCCGACCTCGTCAAGGTGCGGATCGACCGGAAGGTCAGGCGCGACGTGCCGGTGGTCGCCGAGTTTTCCGGCTCACCCCCCGCGGGGTACGAGAAGACCCGACACGTCATCGACCCGGCCGTGGTGACGATCGAGGGACCGGCGAACGAGGTGGCGAACGTTCCGCGCGCGCTCACCGGCACCATCCTCCTCGATGGCGAAACCGCCGACTACGAGGTCGACGCGACGCCGATCCCCGACGCTCCCTCCTGGAGCCGCGTGCGGGTCGTATCGCCCCAGGGACCGGTTCGCGTGCGCGTGACGATCGCCCGCGCCGGGGCGCCCGCCCGGCGCGGGGCTGCGGCGCCTGGGAAGCAGCCACGCCGGTTCGGCATCGGCCGGGGATGA
- the cdaA gene encoding diadenylate cyclase CdaA: protein MESLLPQLAAYTLDWRDLLDIVLMTVLIYQLGLLLKGTRAQQTLLGVLLVVIAYGITAPERPLYLRTFHRVLGQVLFYAPFAIIILFQTTIRRALARLGRTSLLRLGYHEMTEKMLDDIVHAATSLAVRPTGALIVIEREQALPDQIESGIQIDAAISYDLLMNIFTPGSPMHDGAVVIGEGRVKAASCFLPVTTDPRLSREYGSRHRAAIGLTEEYDSVVIVISEERGTISAAVEGRLAGPLDAASLLLFLRTHLGGRAARRDARGPAEKTHAA, encoded by the coding sequence ATGGAATCGCTGCTCCCGCAGCTCGCGGCCTACACCCTCGACTGGCGCGATCTGCTCGACATCGTCCTGATGACTGTGCTGATCTACCAGCTCGGGCTGCTCCTGAAGGGGACGAGGGCCCAGCAGACGCTCCTCGGCGTCCTGCTCGTCGTCATCGCCTACGGGATCACCGCCCCGGAGCGTCCGCTGTACCTGCGCACCTTCCACCGCGTGCTGGGGCAGGTGCTGTTCTACGCCCCGTTCGCCATCATCATCCTGTTCCAGACCACGATCAGGCGCGCCCTGGCCCGGCTCGGCCGGACCTCCCTCCTACGCCTGGGCTACCACGAGATGACCGAGAAGATGCTGGACGACATCGTGCACGCCGCCACGTCGCTCGCCGTGCGGCCGACCGGCGCCCTGATCGTGATCGAGCGCGAGCAGGCGCTCCCGGACCAGATCGAGTCCGGAATCCAGATCGACGCCGCCATCTCCTACGATCTCCTGATGAACATCTTCACGCCGGGCTCGCCGATGCACGACGGGGCGGTCGTCATCGGGGAGGGGCGTGTCAAGGCCGCCTCGTGTTTCCTGCCGGTGACCACCGACCCGCGTCTGTCGCGCGAGTACGGCTCGCGGCACCGGGCCGCCATCGGTCTGACCGAGGAGTACGACAGCGTGGTGATCGTGATCTCGGAGGAGCGCGGCACGATCTCGGCCGCCGTGGAGGGGCGTCTGGCGGGCCCGCTCGACGCCGCCTCGCTCCTGCTGTTCCTGCGCACGCATCTCGGAGGGCGGGCGGCGCGGCGGGACGCCCGCGGGCCCGCGGAGAAGACGCACGCGGCTTAG
- a CDS encoding pyridoxine 5'-phosphate synthase gives MEPVRLGINVDHIATLREARRGREPDPVAAAVLAEMAGADGITVHLRGDRRHIQDRDVELLRKVIATRLNLEAAATPQMVTAASTYKPDTVTLVPERREEITTEGGLDVLLNQNLVRKTAQDLRAAGIPVSVFVDPDYDQIKAISKLEIGLIEINTAKYSEATKPAQVAVEADTVAQCARAAAKLGLRVLAGHGLNYRNVRRIVEIPEIEEVNIGHSIVARAALVGMERAVREMLELMRR, from the coding sequence ATGGAACCGGTGAGACTCGGAATCAACGTCGATCACATCGCGACCCTCCGCGAGGCGCGCCGCGGGCGCGAGCCGGACCCCGTCGCGGCCGCCGTCCTGGCGGAAATGGCCGGGGCCGACGGCATCACGGTGCACCTGCGCGGCGACCGCCGCCACATCCAGGACCGGGACGTCGAGCTCCTGCGCAAGGTGATCGCGACCCGGCTGAACCTGGAGGCGGCCGCGACACCGCAGATGGTCACCGCCGCATCGACCTACAAGCCCGACACCGTGACCCTCGTGCCGGAGCGCCGGGAGGAGATCACGACGGAAGGGGGGCTCGACGTCCTCCTCAACCAGAACCTGGTGCGCAAGACGGCGCAGGACCTGCGCGCCGCCGGCATTCCGGTCTCGGTGTTCGTCGATCCCGACTACGACCAGATCAAGGCCATCTCCAAGCTCGAGATCGGGCTCATCGAGATCAATACGGCCAAGTACTCCGAGGCGACGAAGCCGGCGCAGGTGGCCGTGGAGGCGGACACGGTCGCGCAGTGCGCCCGCGCCGCCGCCAAGCTGGGGCTCAGGGTCCTCGCCGGTCACGGCCTGAACTACAGGAACGTCCGCCGCATCGTCGAGATCCCGGAGATCGAGGAGGTCAACATCGGCCACTCGATCGTCGCCCGCGCCGCCCTCGTCGGGATGGAGCGGGCCGTGCGCGAGATGCTGGAGCTGATGCGACGATGA
- a CDS encoding thiamine pyrophosphate-dependent enzyme, with the protein MRTKTVEQTQARRDSGLQELGEIGLSRDDLIGFYRTMVLSRRIDDKEIQLKRQNRIFFQISGAGHEAVLTAAGRLLKPGHDWFYPYYRDRALCLQLGVTPREMFLEAVGSSEDPASGGRQMPSHWGSARLRIVSQSSPTGTQFLQAVGCAEAERRLDPAARGVVYVSGGDGAVSEGEFWESINAACLSKAPVLYLITDNAYAISVPVEVQTAGGSISPLVRSFPGLLVEEVDGCDPIASHVALRRVIDRLRSPDGGPALVHAHTIRPYSHSLSDEEKLYKTEAEREEEARRDPIPAFGRFLVKNRVADEAFLQAVREEIDREVDEAAQSALAAPKPDPATVTLHVYSEEVDPTSERFEGKAVLTGEPRTMVDLLNDCLRDEMERNDKVVVFGEDVADCSRAEHLSKVKGKGGVFKVTHNLQRRFGGDRVFNTPLAEAAIVGRAIGMATRGLKPVVEIQFFDYFWPAMMQVRNELALLRWRSNGAFSCPLVIRVPVGGYLQGGAIYHSQSGASLLTAIPGLRVVLPSNALDANGLLRTAIRCDDPVLFLEHKHLYRQVYNKSPYPGPDHSIPFGRARIARDGTDLTVVTYGALVERSLRAAKAVAALGIEAEILDLRSLNPFDWETVAASVGKTGKVVVAYEDPVSFGYGAEIAALIADRLFEFLDAPVRRVAALDTFVAYEPGLEDRTLPQVDDLVRAMKEVSAY; encoded by the coding sequence ATGCGGACGAAGACGGTCGAGCAGACCCAGGCCAGGCGCGACTCCGGCCTTCAGGAGCTCGGCGAGATCGGCCTCTCCCGGGACGATCTGATTGGCTTCTACCGCACCATGGTCCTGTCGCGGCGGATCGACGACAAGGAGATCCAGCTCAAACGCCAGAACCGGATCTTCTTCCAGATCAGCGGGGCGGGTCACGAGGCGGTCCTCACCGCCGCCGGGCGCCTCCTGAAGCCCGGGCACGACTGGTTCTACCCCTATTACCGCGACCGGGCCCTCTGCCTGCAGCTCGGCGTCACCCCCCGCGAGATGTTTCTCGAAGCCGTCGGATCGTCGGAGGACCCGGCGAGCGGCGGGCGGCAGATGCCGAGCCACTGGGGAAGCGCCCGCCTGCGCATCGTCTCGCAATCGAGCCCGACCGGGACGCAATTCCTGCAGGCGGTCGGTTGCGCCGAGGCCGAGAGGCGGCTCGACCCGGCCGCCCGGGGCGTGGTGTATGTCTCCGGCGGAGACGGTGCCGTGAGCGAGGGGGAGTTCTGGGAATCGATCAACGCCGCCTGCCTGTCCAAGGCCCCCGTCCTGTACCTGATCACCGACAACGCCTACGCCATCTCCGTGCCTGTCGAAGTGCAGACGGCCGGCGGCAGCATCTCTCCGCTCGTGCGCTCCTTTCCGGGTCTTCTGGTCGAGGAGGTCGACGGCTGCGATCCGATCGCCTCGCACGTCGCTCTCAGGCGCGTCATCGACAGGCTGCGATCCCCCGACGGCGGCCCGGCGCTCGTCCACGCCCACACCATCCGGCCCTATTCCCACTCGCTGTCGGACGAGGAAAAACTGTACAAGACCGAGGCCGAGCGCGAGGAGGAGGCGCGTCGCGACCCGATCCCGGCCTTCGGACGCTTCCTGGTCAAGAACCGAGTGGCGGACGAAGCGTTCCTGCAGGCCGTGCGCGAGGAGATCGACCGGGAGGTGGACGAGGCGGCGCAATCGGCGCTCGCGGCGCCGAAGCCGGATCCCGCCACCGTCACGCTGCACGTCTACTCCGAGGAGGTCGACCCGACCTCCGAGCGCTTCGAGGGGAAGGCGGTCCTCACGGGCGAGCCGCGCACCATGGTCGACCTTCTCAACGATTGTCTGCGCGACGAGATGGAGCGGAACGACAAGGTCGTCGTGTTCGGCGAGGACGTGGCCGACTGCAGCCGCGCGGAGCATCTCTCGAAGGTGAAGGGGAAGGGGGGCGTGTTCAAGGTCACCCACAACCTGCAGCGCCGCTTCGGGGGGGACCGGGTCTTCAACACGCCGCTCGCCGAGGCGGCCATCGTCGGCCGCGCCATCGGCATGGCGACGCGCGGTCTGAAGCCGGTCGTCGAGATCCAGTTCTTCGACTACTTCTGGCCGGCCATGATGCAGGTGCGCAACGAGCTGGCGCTCCTGCGCTGGCGCTCGAACGGCGCCTTCTCCTGCCCGCTGGTGATCCGCGTGCCGGTCGGCGGCTATCTCCAGGGCGGCGCCATCTACCACAGCCAGTCGGGGGCGTCCCTGCTCACGGCGATCCCCGGCCTGCGCGTGGTCCTGCCGTCGAACGCCCTCGACGCCAACGGCCTGCTGCGCACCGCCATCCGCTGCGACGACCCGGTGCTGTTCCTCGAGCACAAGCACCTGTACCGCCAGGTCTACAACAAGAGCCCGTACCCCGGTCCGGATCACTCGATTCCGTTCGGCCGGGCCCGGATCGCGCGCGACGGGACCGACCTGACGGTCGTGACCTACGGCGCCCTGGTCGAGCGGTCGCTGCGGGCCGCGAAGGCCGTGGCGGCGCTCGGCATCGAGGCGGAGATCCTCGATCTGCGTTCGCTCAACCCGTTCGACTGGGAGACGGTGGCGGCCTCCGTCGGGAAGACCGGGAAGGTCGTGGTCGCCTACGAGGACCCGGTCTCGTTCGGCTACGGGGCGGAAATCGCGGCCCTCATCGCGGACCGCCTCTTTGAGTTCCTCGACGCCCCGGTGCGCCGCGTCGCCGCGCTCGATACCTTCGTCGCCTACGAGCCGGGGCTGGAGGACCGGACCCTGCCCCAGGTCGACGATCTCGTCCGCGCCATGAAAGAGGTGAGCGCGTACTGA
- the glmM gene encoding phosphoglucosamine mutase, with protein MKRLFGTDGIRGVAGTFPLDEATVVRIGKALVNSLHAAAGGSPRVVIGRDTRESGPVLEAALARGIVAAGGRVDLGGVLTTPAVACVTRLAGYDAGLVVSASHNPYRDNGIKVFSRGGEKLSDDLEAAIERLVLDGPEAPGGLRPASSAFSLGPSEIAERYLGWLLTAAGPGAPLRGFTIVLDCANGAATALAPELYRRAGAAVVSIHDRPDGRNINEGCGALHTEALAAEVLARKADLGLAFDGDADRCLVVDATGRLLDGDYVLYLTARDRKAAGRLRGEAVVGTVMSNLWLDRALQSEGIRLLRAPVGDKYVLEEMQKGGYVLGGEPSGHIIFLENATTGDGLLTGLLVLDLVRRTGLDLAAWAATIRPCPQVILNVPVRERPALDSHPTIGPAIRDEERRLGRDGRLLVRYSGTEPKARIMVEGEPRQAVERAAARLRTIIQKEIGQETS; from the coding sequence ATGAAGCGGCTGTTCGGGACCGACGGCATACGCGGCGTCGCGGGGACGTTCCCCCTGGACGAGGCGACGGTCGTGCGAATCGGCAAGGCCCTCGTAAACTCGCTGCACGCCGCGGCCGGCGGCTCGCCGCGTGTCGTCATCGGCCGCGACACGCGCGAGTCGGGCCCGGTCCTCGAGGCGGCGCTGGCGCGCGGCATCGTGGCCGCGGGCGGCCGGGTGGATCTCGGCGGCGTTCTGACCACGCCGGCCGTCGCCTGCGTCACCCGTCTGGCCGGCTATGACGCCGGCCTCGTCGTCTCCGCCTCGCACAACCCGTACCGCGACAACGGCATCAAGGTCTTCTCGCGCGGGGGGGAGAAGCTCTCCGATGACCTGGAGGCGGCGATCGAGAGACTCGTTCTCGATGGACCGGAAGCGCCGGGCGGACTCCGTCCCGCATCCTCCGCCTTCTCGCTGGGCCCCTCCGAGATCGCCGAGCGCTATCTGGGATGGCTCTTGACGGCCGCCGGTCCCGGCGCTCCATTGCGCGGGTTCACGATCGTCCTCGACTGCGCCAACGGCGCCGCCACGGCACTCGCGCCCGAGCTGTACCGGCGCGCCGGCGCCGCGGTGGTGTCGATCCACGATCGGCCCGACGGTCGCAACATCAACGAGGGATGCGGAGCGCTGCACACCGAGGCTCTCGCGGCGGAGGTCCTCGCGCGCAAGGCGGACCTCGGCCTGGCGTTCGACGGCGACGCCGACCGTTGCCTCGTCGTGGACGCGACCGGACGTCTTTTGGACGGCGACTACGTCCTGTACCTGACGGCGCGCGATCGGAAGGCCGCCGGCCGGCTGCGCGGCGAGGCCGTTGTCGGCACGGTGATGAGCAACCTGTGGCTCGACCGTGCCCTGCAGTCGGAAGGGATCCGCCTGCTGCGCGCTCCCGTGGGAGACAAGTACGTCCTCGAGGAGATGCAGAAGGGGGGCTATGTGCTCGGGGGGGAGCCCTCCGGGCACATCATCTTCCTGGAGAACGCCACGACCGGCGACGGTCTCCTGACCGGCCTGCTCGTCCTCGACCTCGTGCGCCGGACCGGGCTCGATCTCGCCGCCTGGGCCGCGACCATCCGTCCTTGTCCTCAAGTGATCCTGAACGTGCCGGTGCGCGAGCGTCCCGCCCTCGACTCGCACCCGACCATCGGCCCGGCGATCAGGGACGAGGAACGGCGCCTCGGCCGTGACGGCCGTCTCCTGGTGCGCTACTCGGGGACCGAGCCGAAGGCGCGCATCATGGTCGAGGGGGAGCCGCGCCAGGCCGTCGAGCGTGCGGCGGCGCGGCTGAGGACGATCATCCAGAAGGAGATCGGACAGGAAACTTCGTGA
- a CDS encoding tetratricopeptide repeat protein — MRFPRHGTTRTVGAVLLPACLFGALLLPGRVYAISAADARTTSFKLQSDGMRLYKEGKIKDAIEAFQQVVSINLNSFMAYYYLGLSLSADRRYGEAIEPLKIALDLQPDYVQAHLALGDACLKQGDTSEARAEYLRALELQPGYAPAFDGLGRLFEVIGQDDQAEQQYRKSLEINVAFADAYTHLGDLYLRRNRPEDAIELFLKAISVKPDFSSAYTRLGIAYAKEQTYNDAIAAIRKAQTLSPQDPEPYVSLARIYLDLQSFQRAEAEIQAALAQDNNSPGAHIMLSDLKRAQQDFGAGIEVLQGLYERGIEDILMRRAVSEALKRARSDAARYAELKAATDRPQPGAQAAVDLARFISSRGAHKAAADLLLGAAAALDVAPARTPAAPPAAGPAQALPASDPARIRFEAGLEFMAARLFGQAADLFEVLAGGRSSPDAAPPGETPAAAPEPGLRSAALFNLGVARGALRLDDQAAQAFTSYLADSPNEARAYLYLGNACLRLGKKAEARAAYGSFVDRAAPGPDVVRVQAILKDLDRAPAGPAAGGTP; from the coding sequence ATGCGTTTCCCGCGACACGGCACGACCCGCACGGTCGGCGCCGTTCTCCTCCCGGCGTGTCTCTTCGGAGCCCTCCTCCTTCCCGGGCGCGTCTACGCGATCTCCGCGGCGGACGCCCGCACGACTTCGTTCAAGCTGCAGAGCGACGGGATGCGGCTCTACAAGGAGGGAAAGATCAAGGACGCGATCGAGGCGTTCCAGCAGGTCGTCAGCATCAACCTCAACTCGTTCATGGCCTACTACTATCTCGGGCTGTCCCTCTCGGCGGACCGGCGCTACGGCGAGGCGATCGAGCCGCTCAAGATCGCCCTCGACCTGCAGCCGGACTACGTGCAGGCGCACCTGGCGCTCGGCGACGCCTGTCTGAAGCAGGGGGACACGTCCGAGGCCCGCGCCGAGTACCTGCGCGCTCTCGAGCTGCAGCCGGGCTATGCCCCCGCGTTCGACGGCCTGGGCCGTCTGTTCGAGGTGATCGGCCAGGACGACCAGGCCGAGCAGCAGTACCGGAAGTCCCTCGAGATCAACGTGGCCTTCGCCGACGCCTACACCCACCTCGGCGACCTGTACCTGCGCAGGAATCGTCCCGAAGACGCCATCGAGCTGTTTCTCAAGGCGATCTCGGTCAAGCCGGACTTCTCGAGCGCCTATACGCGCCTCGGCATCGCCTACGCGAAGGAGCAGACGTACAACGACGCGATCGCCGCCATCCGCAAGGCCCAGACGCTGTCGCCGCAGGACCCCGAGCCCTACGTCTCCCTGGCGCGCATCTACCTAGACCTGCAATCGTTCCAGCGCGCCGAAGCGGAGATCCAGGCGGCCCTGGCGCAGGACAACAACAGCCCCGGCGCGCACATCATGCTGTCGGACCTGAAGCGCGCGCAGCAGGACTTCGGCGCGGGCATCGAGGTGCTGCAGGGTCTCTACGAGCGCGGCATCGAGGACATCCTGATGCGCCGCGCCGTGTCCGAAGCCCTGAAGCGCGCCCGAAGCGATGCCGCCCGCTACGCCGAGCTGAAGGCGGCCACCGACCGGCCGCAGCCCGGCGCGCAGGCCGCCGTCGATCTGGCCCGGTTCATCTCGAGCCGGGGGGCGCACAAGGCCGCGGCCGACCTCCTGCTCGGGGCCGCGGCCGCCCTGGACGTGGCACCGGCGAGGACGCCGGCGGCGCCCCCCGCGGCCGGACCGGCGCAGGCCCTCCCCGCCTCGGACCCGGCGCGGATCCGCTTCGAGGCCGGCCTGGAATTCATGGCGGCGCGCCTGTTCGGGCAGGCGGCCGATCTGTTCGAGGTCCTGGCCGGAGGACGTTCGTCCCCCGACGCGGCCCCCCCGGGCGAGACACCGGCAGCCGCGCCAGAGCCCGGGCTGCGCTCCGCCGCCCTGTTCAATCTCGGCGTGGCGCGCGGCGCGCTTCGCCTGGATGATCAGGCGGCCCAGGCCTTCACGTCGTATCTCGCGGATTCGCCGAACGAGGCGCGCGCCTACCTGTACCTCGGCAACGCCTGCCTGCGTCTCGGAAAGAAGGCGGAGGCACGCGCCGCCTACGGCTCGTTCGTCGACCGCGCCGCTCCCGGTCCGGACGTCGTAAGGGTGCAGGCGATCCTGAAGGATCTCGACCGGGCGCCCGCGGGGCCGGCCGCGGGGGGCACGCCATGA
- the folP gene encoding dihydropteroate synthase, producing MSGGLARLPAGAPAPVRPRHTRQDVRQPRAAMLYNALIVATDSFPVRADSRRQLGIPARRTDGAVRAVRLERVPAGPARALVELMNAAGGCAQAAADRQSGERIVLLQGDGDHYHRFLESTSRRAATRDAAGEVRDVLMRATTRPLALALARGRLTFGQRTLIMGVLNVTPDSFSDGGLYVEPDRAAEHALEMARAGADLIDIGGESTRPGAVPVPLKEELRRVIPALEAVVSAIAALPLRRPLLSVDTRKAEVARRAAAAGADLINDISGLTHDPAMAAVVAESGLPVVIQHIRGTPRTMQANPRYAHLLPEIAAFLRARIETIVRAGVREDKIIVDPGIGFGKRRRDNLAILRHLRTLTSLGRPILVGASRKSFLKGEGETPPTDRLEGSLAAEALAIAGGADIIRVHDVRESARVASLCDAVLRDPVAGR from the coding sequence GTGAGCGGGGGCCTCGCGAGGCTCCCGGCCGGGGCGCCCGCCCCGGTTCGTCCGAGACACACCCGGCAGGATGTCCGTCAACCGCGCGCGGCCATGCTCTACAACGCCTTGATCGTCGCCACCGACTCGTTTCCCGTCCGCGCCGACTCCAGGCGGCAGCTCGGGATCCCGGCGCGACGGACCGACGGCGCCGTGCGCGCCGTGCGCCTGGAGCGGGTTCCGGCGGGGCCGGCGCGGGCCCTCGTCGAGCTGATGAACGCCGCGGGCGGATGCGCCCAGGCCGCCGCCGACAGACAGAGCGGCGAGCGCATCGTCCTGCTGCAGGGGGACGGCGACCACTACCACCGGTTCCTGGAAAGCACCTCCAGACGGGCGGCGACGCGCGACGCGGCCGGCGAAGTGCGTGATGTCCTGATGCGCGCCACCACGAGGCCGCTCGCCCTGGCCCTGGCCCGCGGTCGGCTGACCTTCGGGCAGCGCACGCTCATCATGGGAGTCCTGAACGTCACTCCCGACTCCTTCTCCGACGGCGGCCTCTACGTAGAACCTGACCGCGCGGCCGAGCACGCGCTGGAGATGGCGCGCGCCGGGGCCGATCTGATCGACATCGGCGGCGAGTCGACGCGTCCGGGGGCTGTGCCCGTGCCTCTCAAGGAGGAGCTGCGGCGGGTGATCCCGGCGCTCGAGGCCGTCGTCTCCGCGATCGCCGCCCTCCCACTGCGACGCCCCCTCCTGTCGGTCGACACGCGCAAGGCCGAGGTCGCCCGGCGGGCCGCCGCCGCGGGGGCGGACCTGATCAACGACATCTCGGGGCTGACGCACGACCCCGCCATGGCGGCGGTCGTGGCCGAGAGCGGGCTGCCGGTGGTCATCCAGCACATCCGCGGCACGCCCAGGACGATGCAGGCGAACCCCCGCTATGCCCACCTCCTGCCGGAGATCGCCGCTTTTTTGCGCGCCCGGATCGAAACGATCGTCCGGGCCGGCGTGCGCGAGGATAAGATCATCGTCGATCCCGGTATCGGCTTCGGCAAGCGCCGCCGGGACAACCTGGCGATCCTCAGGCACTTGAGGACCCTGACGTCGCTGGGTCGGCCGATCCTGGTCGGCGCGTCGCGCAAGTCCTTCCTGAAGGGGGAGGGCGAGACCCCGCCGACCGATCGGCTGGAGGGCAGCCTCGCCGCGGAGGCGTTGGCCATCGCGGGGGGCGCTGATATCATTCGCGTGCACGACGTCCGGGAGTCGGCGCGGGTCGCCTCGCTGTGCGATGCCGTTCTGCGGGATCCCGTCGCCGGACGCTGA
- a CDS encoding thiamine pyrophosphate-dependent dehydrogenase E1 component subunit alpha, with protein MKRHPAYDPPEYVGFKPDREVMAEYRKTLTRDPWRARFVKKLDGQALLRLYEGMVRFRLHDIALKRWVRQGVLSKAWLGTGEEAVTVGAAHALGKGDVVGPMIRNAGACCAMGMPVAQMLKAYLGTGDQITRGRDLHTGDPALGVLPPTSLMGSFVPVFTGIGLAFKQRGEKRLGLTWLGDGASRTGAFHEGLNLAAVLRVPVIFVVQNNQVALGTAVDKHSRGPLEELAGAYGIDGVTCEGNNVLDVCAATDLLARRCRKGEGPFLLIARTFRMGGHATHDEAEARALFTKEQFRYWGLRDPIGTYETYLLEDAPALDGRVRKGASARREANARILQETEARVVSEVEAAEQEALESRRTRMPEPEDAVLGVYAPAADTGGPRAARPARAAGARRVS; from the coding sequence ATGAAGCGCCATCCCGCCTACGACCCTCCCGAGTACGTCGGCTTCAAGCCGGACCGGGAGGTGATGGCGGAGTACCGCAAAACCCTGACGCGCGACCCGTGGCGCGCCCGGTTCGTCAAGAAGCTCGACGGCCAGGCGTTGCTGCGCCTGTACGAGGGGATGGTCCGCTTCCGGCTGCACGACATCGCCTTGAAGCGCTGGGTGCGTCAGGGGGTTCTCTCGAAGGCCTGGCTCGGGACCGGCGAGGAAGCGGTCACCGTCGGGGCCGCGCACGCCCTCGGGAAAGGGGACGTCGTCGGCCCGATGATCAGGAACGCCGGAGCCTGCTGCGCGATGGGGATGCCGGTCGCGCAGATGCTCAAGGCGTACCTGGGGACCGGCGATCAGATCACGCGGGGCCGCGACCTGCACACGGGCGACCCGGCCCTGGGCGTCCTGCCTCCGACCAGCCTGATGGGAAGCTTCGTGCCGGTCTTCACGGGGATCGGCCTCGCCTTCAAGCAGCGGGGCGAGAAACGTCTCGGCCTCACCTGGCTGGGGGACGGCGCCAGCCGGACCGGCGCGTTCCACGAGGGGCTCAACCTCGCCGCCGTGCTCCGGGTTCCGGTGATCTTCGTGGTGCAGAACAACCAGGTGGCGCTGGGAACGGCCGTCGACAAGCACAGCCGCGGCCCCCTGGAGGAGCTGGCGGGAGCCTATGGCATCGACGGGGTGACCTGCGAGGGGAACAACGTCCTGGACGTGTGCGCGGCCACGGACCTTCTGGCGCGTCGCTGCCGCAAGGGGGAGGGGCCGTTCCTCCTCATCGCCAGGACCTTCCGGATGGGGGGACACGCGACGCACGACGAGGCCGAGGCGCGCGCCCTGTTCACGAAGGAACAGTTTCGTTATTGGGGTCTTCGGGATCCCATCGGGACGTACGAGACCTATCTTCTGGAGGACGCCCCGGCTCTCGACGGCCGGGTCCGGAAGGGCGCATCGGCCCGGCGCGAGGCCAACGCGCGCATCCTGCAGGAGACCGAGGCCCGGGTGGTTTCGGAGGTCGAGGCGGCCGAGCAGGAGGCGCTCGAGAGCCGCAGGACCCGCATGCCGGAGCCGGAGGACGCGGTGCTGGGCGTCTACGCGCCGGCCGCCGACACCGGGGGGCCCCGGGCCGCGCGTCCGGCTCGCGCCGCGGGCGCCCGGCGCGTATCATAG